A genomic window from Salvia miltiorrhiza cultivar Shanhuang (shh) chromosome 5, IMPLAD_Smil_shh, whole genome shotgun sequence includes:
- the LOC131025966 gene encoding uncharacterized protein LOC131025966: protein MTTNQHRMNGGWRGGRWRAPRARRAAHYASPVRHGARINSRAGWLLVDRGQTRPLLRAPMRAARACVLAHRALCARAGAMQLLLLSVLGSAEEAWLLESGGGVRAVRADEAWLLESGGGVRAVRTGEARARVLARCVLRTQRCTAWPFARCRRAAAVPRLLLAVPTLLEPRATASGCCCRAEVAAAACAGDCRCCAAVAGRRGCCCCAPDATPRLLPLSCPCRAAAAAHAGSCCGGAVQRVSRKVAAAARVSKP, encoded by the coding sequence atgacgacgaatcaacatcgaatgaaCGGAGGTTGGAGAGGTGGGAGGTGGCGGGCGCCGAGGGCACGGAGGGCTGCGCACTACGCGAGCCCCGTGCGCCACGGCGCGCGCATAAACTCCCGGGCTGGATGGCTGCTGGTGGACCGGGGGCAGACGAGGCCGCTGCTGCGTGCGCCGATGAGGGCTGCGCGTGCGTGTGTGCTTGCGCACCGTGCGCTGTGCGCCCGGGCAGGCGCCatgcagctgctgctgctctcggtGCTGGGTTCTGCCGAGGAGGCGTGGTTGCTGGAGTCGGGCGGGGGCGTGAGGGCTGTGCGTGCCGATGAGGCGTGGCTGCTGGAGTCGGGCGGGGGCGTGAGGGCTGTGCGTACTGGGGAGGCGCGCGCGCGCGTGCTTGCGCGATGTGTGCTGCGCACCCAGCGCTGCACTGCATGGCCGTTCGCCCGCTGCCGACGTGCTGCTGCCGTGCCGAGGCTGTTACTGGCTGTGCCGACGCTGCTGGAGCCGAGGGCTACCGCGTCAGGCTGCTGCTGCCGAGCCGAggttgctgctgctgcctgcGCCGGGGACTGCCGCTGCTGTGCTGCTGTTGCTGGACGCCGAGGCTGCTGCTGTTGTGCGCCGGATGCCACGCCGAGGCTACTGCCGCTGAGCTGCCCgtgccgggctgctgctgcggcGCACGCCGGGAGCTGCTGCGGTGGCGCTGTGCAGCGGGTGTCAAGGaaggtggcggcggcagctagggtttccaaaccctag